The Silene latifolia isolate original U9 population chromosome X, ASM4854445v1, whole genome shotgun sequence genome contains the following window.
TTAGGGGAAATGAaaaaaagaaggctagtgaagcGCCTCTTGTTAAGGATCGTGTGCCATTTTCTCATCGGTTATTGATGCTAAAGAGaaagagcaagcttgatgccaaGGATGTTGAGCCCCCTATGCCGAAAGAAAGTGACGAGGAAATTGTTGAGGAAGTCTCTCCTAAAGCTAAGGAGAGCGATGCCGTTTCAAAGAAAGTGGATGTTCCCATTGAAAATGAGAGAGCGAAAGTgagagatgtggaggatgctcctccaaaggaagttgttcaagtaccGTTTCCCCATCGTCTAACAAAGCACTAGGAGGAAAGTAAGTTCGGTAAGTTTTTGGACGTTTGTAAGAATTTGCAAGTCACCGTCCCATTTATTGAATTACTTACTCAAGTCCCCTCTtacgcaaagtttatgaaggaaatcctctcaaagaagcgatcctgcaatgaggttgagaccattgctttcaccgaagagtgtagtgcactcttacaaaacaagtctcccccgaaactgAAGGACCCCgatagctattctattccttgcactataggcacatataccattgataaggccctttgcgacgtAGGttctagtgtgagtgtcatgccctattccatttgtgaaaaacttaacacgggtgctttaaaatgcacaagtatcaTATTGCAAATGGCAGACCATTCTTTAAAGCGACCTTTATATGTCTTATAAGATGTGCCCATCAAGGTTGGCAAATTTTTCATACCCtttgacttcctcatacttgatatggccgaggactcacaaatcccaattatattgggtaggccatttttacgcaccgTAGGTGCGCTAATCGATGTTAAAAATGGGAGGTTGACGTTagaagtgggtgatgaccgggtttcctttagcaaaaaTAACACCGTTAGAAGttcaatgttacaagagtcttgttatttatttagcactgtggactcttctcATGCCTCTACTACACTTGGCTCCTTACTTatggatccgttggaggacgatatgggtgttatttgttttgcaggtgacaatgctaagggcactattgctaagagttgccaaaaagaaaaggaaattttatttgaacaaTTTCAATTGGTTGCGCAACGCAAAGATAGCTAAGAAATTGAACTTTCTTAGTGGCAAGCTCAAGGACGAAACTTGAttaaatagcttcttacgtcgaGCGGGACGTTAAATGAGCGCTTCTTggaaggcaacccaagctttttaattgcttttatttatttttgtttttaattttccgcaatttaatgtttttcgtatattagtaataaaatactcgacttgatgatgtttctttttgtgatttataggtgaaaatgaagaaaggagaattaaaggaaattatagcacgcttccccatgcaagaaCCCTGTTTGGGGACGTAGTTTTCGAAAAACGGGACGGAATTAGATTAAACACGGAAGCAAGTCAAAAACGCGAAGAAGTGGTCAACCCCGATCGAGGACGTGGGTTTGTAATTTCGTGGCTCGTTTCTTCAACACGGGAAAGGCGAAAAAAACTCCAGCATTCTAACACAACCCGTCGGTTCTCCTCTTCTCTATCTCTATcatatttcttcatttcttcatctaAAATCACTAGGAAACATCAATTTCTTCATCATTTTGCAAGAATCAGACAACCATTAACATCAACAAGTAAGGTTTCTTCCCTATTCTCTTTAATTTCATCCActtcaatcaatttaatcaagttttgcaaaccctaactcaaattgggGGAATTTGATTTTGTGCTTATTTGTGCTAGAAATTGATTATAGAATGTTTTATTCATGTTTATAGtatgaattagttcactaatttgtTCTATTATATCTATTTggatgaattttggtttgccttaagatgaatttttgtcttaaatttcagaaaaatggcacGAAGAAGACCTCCTACCCAAGGTGCTTCTAAAAGGAGAAGAGGTGATGCGGAATCCTCCCGGGCTGCGGAGAATGTGCAAATGGAAGAGGTCCCGGAATGGAAGACCCGGATTTTCCCGGAGTGATGTTCAATTCACAAGAACAATATAACAATTGGGTCATCCTAAAGAGCAAAGGTATGAAACCAACTAAATTTATTAACCGAGCTTCTTTAAACAACATTAGAATTGAAAAGAATGTTAAATCTTTGATAAAAATCTTGGTATGACGCATTGTTATACAGTGGATTATTAAACCtttcccgaactcacccttgagttcttgagctctttTGAGTTTCATAGGTCTAGAAAACCTGGTTTTGTGCTTTTTGTGACCTTCCGATTGTTTAATGAGGACCATAGAATGGACCTAGCGGACTTCACTAATATCTTCAAATTGCCTCATAGAGACTTACCTACCAAATCACCTGAGTCTTATAACCCCATTTGACATAGAATGCCATTTCTCACTTCCCTTTTCAAAGGTGGGACCATTGCCCTCATCAATACATACATTACCCCGACATTCAGGTTTGGCAAAGGTTCATGGGATGGACATTTTTTGGGAGAAATGagcctcactcggtgaggaaaATTGAGGTAGAGATTTTGGGTACATTCttgaatgttaatggtgatgataCATGGGAAATCaatatcccctaccactttgcggtccacttgaccaaacaatgtAACCCCAAGAATAGTTGTATTGTCTTAGGAGGGTTGGTTATAAAAATTGCTCACCACTTGTTTAGGTTCAACCAAGAAAACACCAATTTGAGACCATTTCTTATGTCTAGGGAAAAGGGGGTTGGGCTAGATTATGAGTATTTTCTTTCTTGTAATTGGTTTAGGGATGCTTACCCTAACATGGTTTGGAAGATAGGTAGGCAAGACTCCATTCGTCTAcccgaagaaaagaaagaaattaaggCTTTAGTTCACACTAAGCCTTATCATGGGAGTGCCCCTTTTACTAGACCTACTTACCATTTGGACCTGAGAGGTGAGACACGTACCACCGTTGAGTGGCGTGAGGGAGGTCAACCCTCTCAAGTACGCGATTCCACCTTTAGTATTCATTCACCCTCTAGTCTAGAAATGATGGATATGATGCGAGAATTGAACTTAGGTGTTAATACAATTCGTGATGACCAACGACTTGCTTTGCATCCaatttatgatcattttgctagaCAAGGAGTAATCCAACCCGAGGGGCCGCACCCTTCATTTTATACTTCTCCTccgggtggatttcctcctccCATTCCCACTCCCACTCCCACTCTCACTCCCCCTCCTAACAATGATGCAGGTACTTTTACTACATATGCTCCTGGTCCGGATTTTTGTCGTTCGGATTATGGAGTTGAGGCATTACAAGGAGGCTATGGAGGCTATGGTCGATATGGAGGGTATGGTGGGTATAGTAGCTATGGTGATGGTCTTGGTAGTGGCCAAAATATTGGTGAGTATGTTACTCCTCTTCAAGAGGATGATTCTAGTGGGAGTGCCCAACAAGGTGAAACAAGTGGAAGTGGTAAGAAGAAGAAGGGAAGGAAGGGGTTCAACTTTTGGTTCTtttcttagttgatttcttagttgaatgatgaagaaatcccccgaattcatgctagcttggggggagcctagcaagtcgagtaagttttattttctttgcattttagtttaggtCTTGCAACCCATTAGATATGACCTCTAGtccttgttttgtgctttgagccatttttttgGTTTAGTTGAGTAATTTGAATTGTtgccacattgaggacaatgttttgtttagcttgggggggggggggggattgcttttgcatatagtgtagtttgcatgtagtgtagaaaattgGAGAGAAATTTTGTGCTTTTTGCTTGCTTGTcacctactttcctctttgcttatcctaatgatagctttTGGCTAACGATTTTTTCTTATATGATGAGATAATAGCTACATGGGgatctttttcctctttatgttaatgactatgtggctaattaaaaaaaaaaaaagaacatgaACCCTAGAGAAAACCTACGCAGACACCATCTAGGGCTTGAATTTTCTGCTTGATTTCATCATTATGGCACGTAATTCATCCAACAAACCGAAATCCAAGCATGCTAGTAGGATATCTAAGGTGAAATCTGGAGAAAAAAGTAGTACAACAATTCAGGACTTGAGGAAGAAAGGACCATCTGAGGATGATGTTATTCGAACAAAGAGTATACAAGATGTAAATGGAATTTGGTTTATCTTTTGAGGAAGATGAAGAGGAAACACTTGTTGAAAATAACCTCTGGATTACCAAGCGTGGAAAGAAAAATGTGgtagaggatgaggatgatgagaatGATGCAAACCTTATTTAGTTCACGAAGGAGGATACACATGAAGAGGTTGAATATTGGAACAAAGCAGTCTACTATTTTGTGATGGGTGCTAATCCTCCTTGGGAGGTCTTGAATGGATTTGTTCATCGTATTTGGCAGAAGCATAATATTTACATGGTCTCTTTCATGCCAAATGGGATATTCCTCGTGAGGTTTAAGGAAGCTAAGGATAGAGAAGATGTGCTTAAGGCTGGTCATTTtatgtttgataataaacctcTGATAGTGGCCATGGGATGTGGATGTGGAGTTCACTAAGGAGGATGTCAAGAATGTCCCTGCATGGATACGAATTCATGAGTTACCCTAAAGATTTTAGGGTAAATGTTTGCCTGATATAGCTAGCTTGATGGGTAAGTATCACAAAGCAGATCAAGCTACTACAGACAAGACTAGATTGGGATTTGCCACGGTAATGGTGGAGTTGACTGTTGGTAAAAAATTCCCAAATAAAGTGAAATTCCAGGATGAAGAGGGTAAGATAATAGAATTGAATTTTGAGTATGAATGGAAACCTTCTTTATGCAGTAAATGTAATGGAATCGGGCACGAAAGTCAGAGTTGCAGGAAGGATATTACTCCTGCTGGAAAGAAACCAGTACATGTTAAGAATATTTGGAAACCTGTGGCTCCTAAAATTGTTCAGCAGCCTAAAAGCAAGGAAGCGGTGGATGGTTGTGGTCAACTGATCTCCACTACAGCTATCCCTGCTATGGAGAGAGGTAGCACTAGTGCTACTGATGTACTCGGAACTCCTGAAAAATCATATAGGGAAGATGTTGATAATGAAGTTACTCCAATGATTGGTATTGGACAAAGTGGTAACCCTTCTCCTGGTCCCCCTGATATTAATGCATAATTTAGGATTCTGGAATGTGAGAGGGTTGAATAATGTAAATAAGCAAAAGTTTGTTAAATGGTTCATTCATAACAAAGATGTAGGTTTTTTTGGGTTTCTAGAGACCAAAATAAATGGTAATAATATGCATAATATATCCTCCTCTATGTTGGAAAGTTGTAGTGTTACCACTAATAGCAGGTATCACAAAGGAGGAAGAGTTTGGATGTTGTGGAAGCCTAGTTTGTTTGATGTTCAAGTGCAAGCTCATGATGCACAGTTTATTCATGCTAGTGTAACTTCCAGGATTACTCAACTGCATTTTTACATGACCATAATATATGCTTTTAATGATGGAAAAGATAGGAAGGATTTATGGCAAAAATTGGAGCATATTCAGACTCAGTGTCAAGGTCCCTGGGCTTGGGCAGGGGACTTAACACTGTGATCAACCCTGCTGAGAGATTGGGTGGGAATACCAAGTAGAGTGATATGGATGATTTTATTGACTGTATTGCAAATTGTGGTATGACTGATATTCCTGCTACTGGTGCATACTATAcatagactaataaacaagagcGTCAGTCTAAGATATATATTTGACTTGACAGGTTCCTCATTAATCAGGAGTGGGGGACTCAATTCCATGATATGACCGCACACTTTCATCCTGCTGGACTATTTGACCATAGTCCATGTATTGTCAGTCATACTCAGCTGGGATCTTTGAAGAGAGCTAGcttcaaatattttaatatgtggggtaaAGCTCCATCTTTTCTGCAGAAAGTTCAAATGGTGTGACAGCAAGAGATCCGTGGACACAAAACGTTCAGTGTGGTGAAAAAATTAAAAGCTTTGAAGCCTGTAATGAAAGGGATCAATAAGGAGTGTTTCTCGGGTATTGAAAATGCTACTGAGATGGCTGAGGAGGAACTGTATGATGTGCAAATGCATTTGGGTCAGGATCCCCAGAACCCTGATTTAATTCAGAAGGAACTCAGTTTATCTGAGTCTTTGAGGAGTTTAGTTGAGGCAAGAGATAGTTTTCTACTGCAGAAAGCTAAGATAAGATGGTCAGAACAAGGGGATAGTAATACTGCATACTTCCATTGACTTATTAGGAAGAGGTGTAATAAGAATAAGGTAATTCAAATTGAGGATCAAGAGGGGAATATTTGTCATGACAGTCAGGGTATTCAGACTGCTTTTCTGGAGTATTATCAAAATTTGTTAGGCAGTCACAAAGATACTGAGATGGTCAGAGAACCGGTTATTAATACTAGGAATTGCTACACCCAGGCCCATGTTGATATCCTAAACTCTCCAGTTACTAAACATGAAATTAAGCAGATCTTTTTTAATACTCCCATTGATAAATCTCCTGGCCCTGATGGATTCACTTGTGGATTTTTTAAAGATAGTTGGGAAGTTGTTGGAGATGATATTTGTGCAGCTATAAAAGACTTCTTTCACACAGGTAAACTCCTCAGTCAGATAAATGCAACTAATATCACTTTGATCCCCAAGTGTGAACGACCTTCCTCAATTAAGCAATTTAGACCTATTGCCTGTTGCAACATGTTATATAAATTTATCACCAAATTGCTTTGCAATAGATTGGCTTTGGTGTTTCCTGACCTTATAAGTGCAAATCAAGGTGCCTTCATTCAGGGGAGGTCCATTATTAATAATGTTCTTATTTGCGATATTGTGAAGCTCTATAATAGATAGGCTGTGTCCCCTAGATGCCTGTTTAAAATTGACCTTCAGAAGGCTTATGACACTGTTGTGTGGGGTTTTATGGCTCAACTATTTCAGAAGATGGGATTTCCTGAGGTCTTAACCCCAGAGTCATAACATGTGTGCAGTCTACAGCTTTCTCACTTTGTCTAAATGGTGGATCTTTTGGATATTTCAAAGGTAAAAGAGGACTCAGGCAAGGAGACCCTATATCTCCTCTCATTTTTACAATGTGTATGGAGTATCTGACAAGAATGATTAATTATGCGACTGACAGATGGCCATTTCAATACCATCCACTAGGCAAGGGCATAAAGTTGAATCActtaatgtttgcagatgatttatTGAAGTTCTGTAAGGGCAATGCTCATTCTATTATGCTGCTGATTAGAGCTTTCTCTTCCTTCTCAAAAGCTTCTGGGCTGGTTATGAACAACACCAAATTAGAAGTCTATTTTAATGGTGTGGCACAAGAGTTGAAAAATGACATTCAGCAAGTAACTGGTTTTGTTAAGGGAAGTATGCCTTTTAGATATCTTGGAGTGCCTATTCAGGCTGGAAAACTCAACAAGAAAGAGTGCAACATTCTGACTGAAAAGATGGTTAACAGGATTAGAAGTTTAGGAGCAAAGAAGCTGTCCTATGCTGGGAGGATAGTTCTTATAAATTCAGTACTGAATACCCTTTATTCTTATTGGGCTGGTATTTTTCCCATTCCTAAAGCTGTGGTTAAACGAATTGAAGCTATCTGTAGGAATTTCCTTTGGGATAGGAGTTCTAATTACCACAGGGTACCTCTGGTTTCTTGGGACACAGTGACTTTGCCAAAAGAGGGAGGGGACCTAGGGATCAAGAGAGCAGAAAACTGGAATGTTGCCATTGTGGCTAAATTGGTGGACTGGATCTATGGTAAGGCTGACAGGCTCTGGATCAGATGGAACAATCAAATTTATTTGAAGAATGGGGACTGACATACTTACAGACCACCTGCTGATGCATCTTGGGCATGGAAACAGATATGTAAGGttaaagaaatgatgaaatagGCTTATGTGGATAATCAGTGGACACCTGATGCAGCAGGTTATTCTGTTAGGCATGGGTATGAGTGGCTAAGACACAGACAGCCTAAGAAGGACTAGTATAATGTTATTTGGAACAAGTGGAACATAACAAAGCATGCTGTTATTACATGGCTTTTCATGAATCAAGGGCTTAATGTCAGGGAAAAGCTTTTTAGAATTGGCTACTGCCAAGAAAGGACTTGCTGCATATGTGAATGTGCAGATGAAACCTAGGAGCATCTTTTCTTCAAATGTGATTATAGTAGACTGATGCTGCATTGTCTGGAAAACTGGCGTGGGTTCAGAATTGATGTAAATATGACTGTGGTAGGAATAATGGGTCTGAAATCTCATGTTCATGCTATGGTTTGGGCAGCCTGTTGCTATTATATATGGCATCAAAGGAACAATGCACGGCTGAATAGTGTTCTGATGAGACCAGCTAGGGTGGTTGAGTGTGTGGTGAAGGAAGTTAAGCGCAGGATTAGATTCATGGTTGGCAGGACCTTGAGTAGAGGAGAAAAGGAATGGATAAGGAAATGGGGCTGCATGGCTTCTATTGATGGCCAATGATTTAGCTAGCTTCGTGTTTTATTTCTTGCTTCTTTTGTGCTTTGTATGAGTATTAACATTCCTTATTATTACTCTATATAGCTGTGCTTTGGTTATAAATTTGGATggttcttttatatatatatatatatatatatatatatatatatatatatatatatatatatatatatatatatatatatatatacatttcaccaaaaaaaaaatagctacatggggatgtcttgacatactAAGTCAAATGACAAATTTCATTATCCCTGGAGCTTAACGCTCTTAGTAGGCGATCAAACCaaaaccaattgtgacactagcataaattgagatagatagacttacaacccaaagcacaccgtcacGTGGATctacctcgacttaaccactatctagttgtttgttaagaatataaatgtttttgatggagtgaacaacgactcgctcaccatcaaaatggcgctgttgccggggacggtgttttgttattaagttcttgtttgtttgtctattttaattttgcttaaCCTTGTTCTTCAaggttgttcttaccatttttgtgtagtttccttagttgtagttgtttccttgtcttagctatgatgatggctcaagacttgacatatggagtgtGTGGTGGattttttgagtatgactacaatgggtatggggagtttggggagcaagtcaacacaaacctaccttacaactcatacagtTAAAGTTCTAACTACTACTCCAACTTACAATATCAAAATctccacatccaatatccacaacaatccACCTAAAACTCACTTTTctaccaattccaaatgccacaatatgaccactttcacacccacccacaacaaaaagatgagctcaactttgacattcaaaatatggttctccaaatgatgggagaccaacataATTTCTTCAAACAattgctagaggagagccaaaatagggacaatgttcttcaaagcattgctaCCTATGGTGAGGAGTTGACAATTCGAGTTGCCCAAATAAAGGCAACTACCCGACCAACCACTCCTCACCAattcttgagcattgaccatgaatgtgaatttgaggtaatgaccCTTGATGTGGAAGATgtaaagtgggaagagccaatctccttgagctcttgtgagtatgaaagtgttgtattTGATGAACAAGATataaggttgagtaagccaaatactcttagcctttgtgagtatgagggtgtatcatttgatgtgaacattgagatggtggagAAAGAGTTAATAAAGAGGAGTGAcgcccctatctatgattcgtatggagatagcgatgatgacaagcgtatggaagaagcttatgagGAACATGTGTCTTGAAATGACatatggaatgaagaagaggtatggagttgtgagattgtcTCACTTGAGGAgtccatccttgagaagtttgaggtatgcttccatggataagatgaatgcctctttcctattgactatgaagaccttttcgtacccaccatggaacctatgattgttggagatgatatggtaaacCTTCTCCAAGAGGTCAAATTGTTatataaaaggtacttggtggagaTGCTCAAGAACAAAGTTATGAATGAGCTTACTAGTggagacttggcacccacaatctcaattcctaagctagtccgtcatcaatgctatgagaattctccttctattctTGAAGGATTAATAAATCCAAATTCTATCATCATCACTATATTTGAGGGAGACGGGAGAGAATGGAAGCCTCCCGATGAAAAGAATTCTAAGCTTGCTAGTTTGGAGAGCAAAAAAGTCTATGATGAAAAGGCCAAAGTAAAGGGGAGAAATTTCCGTAAGAAGTTCCTTGTGGAGGATTGGCTCTATTCTATTTTGAAGTGGCCAAGGTCCTACTTGTGCTAATTTGAGGCCTAATCAAAAGATACTaaggtatcatggggtcataggggaatcatggtaagatagcataaataaGTCACATAGAtgtaagcaattattattgttggaatcgagttagtttatatgttacaattcctaggaagttttgggtctcggagccgaatcggcAAGACTTTACAAaacttacaagtcgacttaattcttcctattcaactaaatacatggtctaacaagccttgacttggtttatgtcttacaagtcttgttgaaaggataagagaatcatgctaggttgtcaatcaagcatttcatcaaacataacatgtgcataagttgaaaatacaataagcaagcattcatatgaactcattaagcatggatttatcccataattactcccctaatcccccactaaccctagctaagggactaatgtaatactacggttttctatgtctatgggtactctatcgagtggagtttactctgtcgagtaagtatgtttggtttacgaaacagtgttctgctgaagggtatcgagtaagttggggactcgatcgagtaaggttcactcgatcgagtaagctcgatcgagtaagttggttttgcgggttattttagccgggatttgttagtaacgcgtgattcatatttaaagatttccgtcactttattcatcacttttacctttttctaaaaacctttctaagagaaaacaagttacgttgcttttgttcgtcgcattgctatcaaatcccaaaggctaaggttgtcggattgtcgtgttctttacgccgttaagTTCGTCGTGTCGAAGGTAatatccttgtatagtttttatattattTCGTTGGGGATTTTGGGAATATAATGTCGTATTAGATGGTAAtggtatgattatgtgattataggaggaggtttcgtagaggagcgatattaattagctgcttgtgacgatctcgtgattgcttattccaggcagggtttccctactcggttattgattacatagttgttgttgatggtggtttaatgttgttgatctatatcgtattggaattggtaattggtaattgttgttgtatattgtggttggttgtgtaattgtctgtggttctcgaggtgcgtcctcggctgagtggagtcacttgcgggagtggcttcacgcccttgattctccctttatggaacccgccacagaagtggatgtgtacattaatgaacatgggttatcgctcggatgagatgagcggggcttaggttgggacggctgcggtcccccactggcggcgaggaatatctgttgcgatgggtattctggcaggactacacactttagtgtgtagtcaggtgtgtggagttgtgacggagtttgggtGGTGTATGTGTTGTATATTATATATTgtattttgtgtaatcagtaactgaccccgtttaaatgttttgaaaactgtggtgatccattcggggatggtgagtagttattgagcaggtacgagatggacgcgcatgggatagctggttTGAGTCACCACGatatgtctagaagtcttccattgtgtcttaaaactttatttactttagttggtttaacattttgGATCAGTTGTATTTTCATTTGACGGTTTTGCTTTGGACATGTATTGCTTTAATCTagtttaataaagtacgttcttttatggtccttttgatatacttttcctcgggtaaccgagatggtagcatccccgtgcattaggtggtcctggtaaggcacttagtgtatgagggtgttacaaaatggtatcagagagacgattttggaacctatatctaatgaactcaatgaatctagggagtcaaaataaaatgaacccgggtaagagttgttaggagctaatgcaaaggcttgggagacgtcctaaagtcgcgatctcgccctacaactttgaaccggtcactaaggGGTGtcttgggatcgctatgtgtttatttaagttatgttgcatatctatattgaaatgtgtggtatgaatcggtggataAATGAATGTGGAGAATAGAGAATGTGGTGGCGAAAGGTGAGTAGgttgcatgattatatgtttatATGAATAACGGATTTGCATGATGATTGATTTCTAatgtggcttattagaaacatgtgaataggatgttGCTTGTTGTATATACGCACACGTATTTATATATATAGTTGTTGTGGAAagtagttgagttgagcatgcggg
Protein-coding sequences here:
- the LOC141618927 gene encoding uncharacterized protein LOC141618927 — translated: MHNISSSMLESCSVTTNSRYHKGGRVWMLWKPSLFDVQVQAHDAQFIHASVTSRITQLHFYMTIIYAFNDGKDRKDLWQKLEHIQTQCQGPWAWAGDLTLFLINQEWGTQFHDMTAHFHPAGLFDHSPCIQEIRGHKTFSVVKKLKALKPVMKGINKECFSGIENATEMAEEELYDVQMHLGQDPQNPDLIQKELSLSESLRSLVEARDSFLLQKAKIRWKRCNKNKVIQIEDQEGNICHDSQGIQTAFLEYYQNLLGSHKDTEMVREPVINTRNCYTQAHVDILNSPVTKHEIKQIFFNTPIDKSPGPDGFTCGFFKDSWEVVGDDICAAIKDFFHTDDLLKFCKGNAHSIMLLIRAFSSFSKASGLVMNNTKLEVYFNGVAQELKNDIQQVTGFVKGSMPFRYLGVPIQAGKLNKKECNILTEKMVNRIRSLGAKKLSYAGRIVLINSVLNTLYSYWAGIFPIPKAVVKRIEAICRNFLWDRSSNYHRVPLVSWDTVTLPKEGGDLGIKRAENWNVAIVAKLVDWIYGKADRLWIRWNNQIYLKNGD